A single region of the Strigops habroptila isolate Jane chromosome 3, bStrHab1.2.pri, whole genome shotgun sequence genome encodes:
- the LOC115605379 gene encoding ADP-ribosylation factor-like protein 8B, with product MPSSEAVPLGLGACRRSGALGGMLALVARVLEWLRSLFWKEEMELTLVGLQYSGKTTLLTVLASGQFTEDMIPTVGFNMRKITKGNVTIKVWDIGGQPRFRSMWERYCRGVSAVVYMVDAADLEKVEASKNELHSLIDKPQLHGIPVLVLGNKRDLPGALDEKQLIEKLNLSAIQDREICCYSISCKEKDNIDITLQWLIQHSKSRHC from the exons ATGCCCAGCAGTGAGGCGGTGCCGCTGGGGCTGGGCGCCTGCCGCAGATCGGGGGCGCTGGGCGGGATGCTGGCGCTGGTGGCGCGGGTGCTGGAGTGGCTGCGGTCGCTGTTCtggaaggaggagatggagctCACCCTGGTGGGGCTGCAGTATTCGGGCAAGACCACGCTGCTCACCGTGTTGGCG TCAGGGCAGTTCACAGAAGATATGATTCCTACAGTAGGCTTCAatatgagaaaaataacaaaaggaaatgttacCATAAAG GTATGGGACATTGGAGGGCAGCCAAGGTTTCGAAGTATGTGGGAGCGTTACTGCAGAGGAGTCAGTGCAGTTGT TTACATGGTGGATGCAGCAGACTTAGAAAAAGTAGAAGCTTCAAAGAATGAGCTACACAGTTTGATAGATAAGCCACAATTGCACGGAATTCCA GTGTTAGTCCTTGGAAATAAAAGAGACCTCCCAGGTGCACTGGATGAAAAGCAGTTAATTGAGAAATT AAACCTTTCAGCAATTCAAGACAGAGAAATCTGCTGCTATTCTATTTCCTGTAAAGAGAAGGATAACATTG